ctggaacagcatgatgccgttattgttatgtcttgactgtgcaataaaaaaacaagctggagaagctttatttattgtgtcccaccccaaatttgcagaatagaagaatgtgagagcagacaggtgtcggtggttgaattgatcagaaacacaagtcttacacacataaacacaagtaatttatcatgtcatttgttttagataaataagggaaaaacaccaaacaagggttgatgtccttttccaaaatcTGCCTGAGTGGGTAATatataatcaatacataaagataaagtccattgttataatggggtattttatttgtaaattacccttatgaaactccatcatgtctgaggtcggaaagtaaacaaacgcctcatacagcggatgggtttataccacccccccccccccccgtgtagttcttcttctctcgttttttgttgtactcgccgtgaagtggttttgcggcctgccagtaaacccagagagaagaagacgaagaagtgacgtcagcgtaatcgtgcctcagggaaagtactgcgggtgaatgcgattggcactagccccctggcggatttagtgccgtggtactttagtggtactttagtgccggcactaaagtaccgcaagtcctgcggtgtgaaagcggctcttgagagcgaggcgagccGAGTTGGCGCAGTGCTCTCcacacgagctgcggaagcgaaatgttgataggaaacggctcgctggtatctcgagctgagcgctcattggtggtttttaccacgtgctgctgatgaactctccaattggctggcaaaagtttgttgttgttttttgtcagttttacgtcgccacatccattcccattttcatcatgttccacaatgtttatcatcatgaaattaatatatatatattttatactatactgcttaccgtttcatactttatatcttagcatattcataccacatgttcatactgctcacaggctgatagtagtgtattcataccacTGTTTAtcatcattcattcattctatatgttattctgtagattgagtacattactttccacttcactgcttgttgcacctggttagaaactaaactgcatttttgtctcagtacctgtaatatgtgcaataacaatacagtttctctttaagttaaaccaaatcattaaaataaaatctattgtaatgtaatgatttggtttaaccttattattgaatacatcatttaaaatggcaagattaaatcaaattacatccatgttgtacacatcataaagcttaaagtggcagctaaagattaaaacagcagcaggtctgttcaattcatgctcatgaagcatgtgtgcggatctgaagggactgataatttgtagcctgtcagtgtccacctatcagttttgcaaacatatgaaaagaggtgctgcagcacaggcagtatgagaacaataaagagcttttgaacattaaagcctggagacatgtcccagtagagacactacatactgatatgaacctcaagataagcatgatatgtccccaaAAATAATTCAGACCTGTATGACCACGGAGGGCAGATGTGTAAACGAGGCATTACATGGAGTGTTttccgtgtgcgtgtgtgtgtgtctcagttcCTGGCCACCCTAAAGATCATGGACTACAGTCTCCTGGTGGGGATCCATGACGTGGACCGGGCCGAGCAGGAGGAGATGGACGTGGAGGGCgtgggggaggaagaggagtacGAGAACGACGGGATGGGCGGAGGCGTGCTCACCGGCTCCTTCGGGACGCCCCCCGACAGCCCCGGGAACCCTCTGAACTGCGGGGGGTTCTTTGGCCCCGGGGAGTTCGACCCCTCTGTGGACGTTTACGCAATCAAGAGCCACGACTGTGAGGATCATGTTTGACATTTATCTCGTTAAGAAGGAAGAAACAATGATAGAAGTAGGAAGAATAACTCCAGTCTGTCTATCGAGCAGATTAACAGATGAAGCTGTGGTCCTCATACAATAGTGTTAGAAAATGTGTGAAATAAAGCTTGGGCTTTTGTTATTCTCAGGTGAGAGTAAAACCCTGTGATGTGTTGTTGtaggtgctgtgaagaaggaagtA
Above is a window of Pseudochaenichthys georgianus chromosome 1, fPseGeo1.2, whole genome shotgun sequence DNA encoding:
- the LOC117453603 gene encoding phosphatidylinositol 5-phosphate 4-kinase type-2 beta-like, translating into MDYSLLVGIHDVDRAEQEEMDVEGVGEEEEYENDGMGGGVLTGSFGTPPDSPGNPLNCGGFFGPGEFDPSVDVYAIKSHDCAVKKEVYFMAIIDILTHYDAKKKAAHAAKTVKHGAGAEISTVNPEQYSKRFYEFMSNILS